In the Lujinxingia litoralis genome, one interval contains:
- a CDS encoding homoserine kinase, which yields MIDLPLQHATAVAPATVANVAVGFDILGFSLSDLDGRGLADRVRVERVKEPGVRLITVEGDPSLPDDPERNCATAGLVAMARDRELDFGLHVSVFKGVPQARGLGGAAASAVAAVVAASAVLDTPLSLPERFKYALLGEAVATGEPRGDNVAPAMLGGLILVRSMDPFDVVRIPVPHDFGAVLVVPEHSVDVRLARANLGKDVPLDAHVAQSANLAGFITGCFRDDRDLIARSLRDLVIEPWRAPSVEGFEAVQQAAFDAGALGCSISGAGPACFALHDFRTRGKTIEDAMLQAFEAAGVPALAFRSPVNGLGAHLIERGPLL from the coding sequence ATGATCGATCTCCCTCTTCAGCACGCCACCGCCGTCGCTCCGGCCACGGTGGCCAATGTCGCCGTCGGTTTTGACATTCTGGGCTTCAGCTTAAGCGACCTCGACGGGCGAGGCCTGGCCGACCGCGTGCGCGTGGAGCGCGTCAAAGAGCCCGGCGTGCGTCTGATCACTGTGGAGGGCGACCCGTCCCTCCCCGATGATCCGGAGCGCAACTGCGCCACCGCCGGACTCGTCGCCATGGCCCGGGATCGGGAGCTCGACTTCGGCCTCCACGTCTCGGTGTTTAAGGGCGTGCCCCAGGCCCGCGGCCTGGGAGGGGCGGCGGCCAGCGCCGTGGCCGCAGTCGTGGCGGCCAGCGCCGTGCTCGACACCCCGCTCTCGTTGCCCGAGCGCTTCAAATACGCGCTGCTCGGCGAAGCCGTGGCCACCGGTGAGCCCCGCGGCGACAACGTCGCCCCGGCCATGCTCGGCGGTCTGATTCTGGTGCGCTCCATGGATCCCTTTGACGTGGTGCGCATCCCGGTGCCCCACGACTTTGGCGCCGTGCTCGTCGTGCCCGAGCACTCGGTCGATGTGCGCCTCGCCAGGGCCAACCTGGGCAAAGACGTTCCCCTGGACGCGCACGTGGCCCAGTCGGCCAACCTGGCCGGATTCATCACCGGGTGCTTCCGCGACGACCGCGATCTCATCGCCCGCTCGCTGCGCGACCTGGTCATCGAGCCCTGGCGCGCCCCTTCCGTCGAGGGCTTTGAGGCCGTGCAGCAGGCCGCGTTCGATGCCGGCGCTCTCGGATGCTCGATCTCCGGGGCCGGCCCGGCCTGCTTCGCGCTCCACGACTTCCGCACCCGGGGCAAGACGATCGAAGACGCCATGCTCCAGGCCTTTGAGGCCGCCGGCGTGCCGGCGCTGGCGTTTCGCTCCCCGGTCAACGGCCTGGGCGCTCACCTGATCGAGCGCGGCCCGCTCCTCTAA
- a CDS encoding ABC transporter ATP-binding protein, with protein sequence MPIDVDTRRLTPPSDHPFKRLLRYAGPHKKRIWAAASASVLNKIFDLAPPALIGAAIDVVVKKEDSLLAGLGIVDVTHQLIVLALLTVVVWGLESAFQYLQEWLWRNLAQTIEHELRQDAYSHIQNLEMAYFHEQSTGGLMAILNDDINQLERFLDTGADDILQVATTAVVIVTTFFILAPQVAWMAMLPVPLIIWGSFKFQRMLAPRYARVREQVSSLNTQLANNLSGIATIKAFATEDYERARIAAESEAYRQANRHAIRLSAAFSPLIRMAIVLGFAATLVYGGMMALEGTLAVGVYSVLVFLTQRLLWPLTRLGKTFDLYQRAMASTRRVLNLLATPISIVSGETPLRKEEVRGELVFDKVGFAYPDRDPILHDFNLRIAAGSTLGVVGATGAGKSTLINLLMRFFEPQQGRVLLDGKPLSELRTEDLRRAVGLVSQQSFLFHGSVRENIAYGSFETSDARILEAARQAEAHPFIQALPRAYDTLVGERGETLSGGQKQRVSIARAVLRDPRVLILDEATSAVDNATEAAIQRSMDRLAKDRTMIIIAHRLSTVRAADRIIVMDRGRIIESGTHEELVARGGEYASLWAIQTGGALAAAE encoded by the coding sequence ATGCCCATCGACGTTGATACCCGACGCCTGACCCCTCCCTCGGACCACCCCTTTAAGCGCCTGCTGCGCTACGCCGGACCGCATAAAAAGCGCATCTGGGCGGCGGCGTCGGCCTCGGTGCTCAACAAGATCTTCGATCTCGCGCCGCCGGCCCTCATCGGCGCGGCCATCGACGTGGTCGTCAAAAAGGAAGACTCCCTGCTGGCCGGGCTGGGCATCGTCGATGTGACCCACCAGCTCATCGTGCTGGCGCTGCTCACGGTGGTGGTCTGGGGGCTGGAGAGCGCCTTTCAATACCTGCAGGAGTGGTTGTGGCGAAACCTGGCCCAGACCATCGAACATGAGCTCCGCCAGGACGCCTACAGCCATATCCAGAACCTGGAGATGGCCTACTTTCATGAGCAGTCCACCGGCGGGCTGATGGCCATCCTCAACGACGATATCAACCAGCTGGAGCGCTTCTTAGACACCGGCGCCGATGACATCCTCCAGGTCGCCACCACCGCGGTGGTCATCGTCACGACCTTCTTTATTCTGGCCCCGCAGGTGGCCTGGATGGCCATGCTCCCGGTGCCCCTGATCATCTGGGGGAGCTTCAAATTCCAGCGTATGCTCGCCCCGCGCTACGCCCGGGTACGCGAGCAGGTCTCCAGCCTCAACACCCAGCTCGCCAATAACCTCTCGGGCATCGCCACCATCAAGGCCTTTGCCACCGAAGATTACGAGCGCGCCCGCATCGCCGCGGAGAGCGAGGCCTACCGCCAGGCCAACCGCCACGCAATCCGCTTAAGCGCGGCCTTCTCGCCACTGATCCGCATGGCCATCGTGCTGGGCTTTGCCGCCACCCTGGTCTACGGCGGGATGATGGCCCTGGAGGGCACGCTGGCTGTCGGCGTCTACTCGGTGCTGGTCTTTCTTACCCAGCGCCTGCTCTGGCCCCTGACGCGTCTGGGCAAAACCTTCGATCTGTACCAACGGGCGATGGCCTCGACGCGGCGAGTGCTCAACCTGCTGGCGACCCCGATCTCGATCGTCAGCGGAGAGACGCCCCTTCGCAAAGAGGAGGTGCGCGGAGAGCTCGTCTTCGACAAGGTGGGCTTCGCCTACCCCGATCGCGATCCCATCCTGCACGACTTCAACCTGCGGATTGCCGCTGGCTCCACCCTGGGAGTCGTCGGGGCCACCGGCGCCGGAAAGAGCACCTTGATCAACCTGCTGATGCGCTTCTTTGAGCCCCAGCAGGGGCGAGTGCTGCTCGATGGGAAACCGCTGAGCGAACTGCGCACCGAGGATCTGCGCCGGGCCGTGGGCCTGGTCAGCCAGCAGTCCTTCCTCTTTCACGGCAGCGTGCGCGAGAACATCGCCTACGGCTCCTTTGAGACCTCCGACGCCCGGATCCTGGAGGCCGCGCGCCAGGCCGAGGCGCACCCCTTCATCCAGGCCCTGCCCCGCGCGTACGACACCCTGGTGGGAGAGCGTGGCGAGACCCTCTCCGGAGGCCAGAAGCAGCGCGTCTCCATCGCCCGCGCCGTGCTGCGCGACCCCCGGGTGCTCATCCTCGACGAAGCCACCAGCGCGGTGGACAACGCCACCGAGGCCGCCATTCAGCGCTCGATGGATCGTCTGGCAAAGGACCGCACGATGATCATCATCGCCCATCGCCTCTCCACGGTCCGGGCGGCCGACCGCATCATCGTCATGGACCGCGGCCGCATCATCGAGTCGGGCACGCATGAGGAGCTCGTGGCGCGGGGCGGCGAATACGCCTCGCTCTGGGCCATCCAGACCGGGGGCGCCCTGGCCGCCGCCGAGTAG
- a CDS encoding DUF7594 domain-containing protein gives MFRVASWVRLLVLLAPGLLACNLNDSAPAAVLLSAGEGCERDASCASGHCLVDTQVCAARCEERCQDPGQVCFEGSCVPPDYCREGAGPGCEPPGCDPTCGPGARCDLEATGGPQCLCEEGFEGDGEQCQAIVEDPCLTDNGGCGDPEFFTCTHTGDGERTCADVDLCAEDNGGCGDPERYICVPLSGEPPICRLMASCDVVYEVPLVEDTYVSMREPTRSFADQPYLVTHPEGAAFEIISELATHLLEDLHQTYLKFDLSELPTFPVVRARLETRVMAATPHFGLGRAELHLVANDWSAPALNFENQPPRLESLRRQPVHSLFEPLSVRDILGFEGHRMTQTLYDSLLEGQSVWSLMLETSGIGLLHYAMEHEGGEKAPKLLVTLRECNHMELGADANATVNNREPESALGEGDGLVADRDRSEFYVRFDMSQVPVGARIIGAQLDLVALEVIDYGGEGRFTVELLNTEVWGESTVTYLTRPEATGDPLASFTLDFSDGTGAVEPVTLDTTELFEAVIARFESERSVSLRISATDDAAIFAGRNFFEEAWRPRLTLIYE, from the coding sequence ATGTTCAGGGTCGCGTCATGGGTTCGACTCCTGGTGCTTTTGGCACCCGGGCTTCTGGCCTGCAATTTGAACGACAGCGCGCCCGCAGCCGTGTTGCTCTCGGCCGGGGAGGGCTGTGAGCGCGATGCGAGCTGCGCCTCGGGGCACTGTCTGGTCGACACGCAGGTCTGCGCGGCCCGTTGCGAAGAGCGTTGCCAGGACCCGGGGCAGGTCTGCTTTGAGGGGAGCTGCGTGCCGCCCGATTACTGCCGGGAGGGGGCCGGCCCGGGCTGTGAGCCTCCGGGCTGCGATCCGACCTGCGGCCCGGGCGCGCGCTGCGACCTGGAAGCCACCGGCGGGCCCCAATGCCTGTGTGAAGAGGGCTTTGAGGGCGATGGTGAGCAGTGCCAGGCGATCGTCGAAGACCCCTGCCTCACCGACAACGGGGGCTGCGGCGACCCGGAGTTCTTCACCTGCACCCACACCGGGGACGGGGAGAGGACGTGCGCCGACGTGGACCTCTGCGCCGAGGATAACGGGGGCTGCGGCGACCCGGAGCGCTACATCTGCGTGCCGCTTAGCGGCGAGCCGCCGATCTGTCGCCTTATGGCTTCCTGCGATGTGGTCTACGAGGTGCCCCTCGTCGAAGATACCTATGTGAGCATGAGGGAGCCTACCCGCTCCTTTGCGGATCAGCCCTATCTGGTGACACATCCGGAGGGAGCGGCCTTCGAAATCATCTCCGAACTCGCAACGCATCTTTTGGAGGACCTTCATCAGACCTACCTGAAGTTCGACCTCTCCGAGCTCCCAACCTTTCCGGTCGTTCGCGCTCGCCTGGAGACCCGCGTGATGGCCGCGACGCCGCATTTTGGCCTCGGAAGGGCGGAACTTCATCTGGTGGCCAACGACTGGAGCGCCCCGGCGCTGAACTTCGAAAACCAGCCCCCGCGCCTGGAGTCGCTTCGGCGTCAACCTGTGCATTCGCTCTTTGAGCCTCTGTCGGTACGGGACATCCTCGGGTTCGAAGGCCACAGGATGACTCAGACCTTGTACGATAGCCTGCTCGAAGGCCAGAGCGTTTGGTCGCTGATGCTGGAGACCTCGGGGATCGGCCTTCTCCATTACGCCATGGAGCACGAGGGGGGCGAAAAGGCGCCGAAACTTCTGGTGACCCTGCGCGAGTGCAATCACATGGAGCTCGGGGCCGACGCCAACGCCACGGTGAACAACCGCGAGCCCGAGAGCGCACTGGGAGAGGGCGATGGGCTGGTGGCCGATCGCGATCGCAGTGAGTTCTATGTGCGCTTTGATATGAGCCAGGTGCCGGTGGGCGCCCGGATTATCGGGGCCCAGCTCGATCTGGTAGCCCTCGAGGTGATCGACTACGGCGGGGAGGGGCGCTTTACAGTCGAGCTGCTCAACACCGAGGTCTGGGGGGAGTCGACCGTCACCTATCTCACCCGTCCCGAGGCCACCGGCGACCCGCTGGCGAGCTTTACGCTGGACTTTTCCGATGGAACTGGCGCCGTGGAGCCGGTGACGCTGGATACCACCGAGCTCTTCGAGGCGGTAATAGCGCGCTTTGAGAGCGAGCGCTCCGTCTCGCTGCGCATCTCGGCCACCGACGACGCGGCGATCTTTGCCGGCCGTAACTTCTTCGAGGAAGCGTGGCGTCCTCGCCTCACCTTGATCTACGAGTAA
- a CDS encoding DNRLRE domain-containing protein → MFSWMGRVGLVFCMVGLVAACNADGDAPLTDDHQEPTSCTSDEDCDSGLCLADTQVCAATCEDTCQDDLVCTEGHCLPPDYCDEGFGPGCAPATCEPGCHADATCNLEAEGGPSCACNPGFEGDGLDCTIVEDNPCLEDNGGCGDPELVQCDAIEDGEGGELAAECTTINPCLTDNGGCGDAAFFACTHTAVGEAECSAIDPCLTDNGGCGAAEFFQCDAMEEGESGRLIAECSVIDPCLTDNGGCGVPEYFQCDAIEDIESGGLLAECSAIDPCLSENGGCGVPEYFQCDAIEDAEGGYLVAECSAIDPCLTDNGGCGDPLLVQCDAIEDAEGGHLVAECTTINPCLEDNGGCGDPAFFTCTNTEVGVGECADMDFCANDNGGCGDPAFYACIPRAGELPLCRLALASCTFDYQPPLTHDVFVRSSLPDETFDLEFLAINPRDSSAQLDFEPYPHDMSSSHRSFLQFDLSSLSPGATIHNAALYLYVFGNVGDPGFLEMGVSTSTRDVGSFTWQNSLYLSYENLGRTSVAGFTDGVILENIFERLALAGASQRAIEQGALKLALTSRGATTMFFSSEHPEEAYHPRLELQVQMCIEQSNMPRRDVSVSASQPDTVMNVPDYHVVDASEGDELYLRFDFWAVPDDARIVDVRLKLATDSVQGETSVMVDAITESWDPDTVTYNTRPATSGVPLLSATLADGSQEVMTWESDALFAHVLERYEAGETVDLRVSALQGSAVFGGRAASSTLQVPRLTIVYE, encoded by the coding sequence ATGTTCTCATGGATGGGCCGTGTTGGCCTTGTGTTCTGTATGGTCGGTCTTGTTGCTGCCTGCAACGCCGATGGCGATGCTCCCCTCACCGACGATCACCAGGAGCCCACAAGCTGCACCTCCGATGAGGACTGCGACTCCGGTCTCTGTCTGGCCGACACGCAGGTCTGCGCCGCCACCTGCGAAGACACCTGCCAGGACGACCTCGTCTGCACCGAGGGCCACTGCCTGCCTCCAGACTACTGCGATGAGGGCTTTGGACCGGGCTGTGCCCCCGCCACCTGTGAGCCCGGCTGCCACGCCGACGCCACCTGCAACCTGGAAGCCGAGGGCGGCCCCTCCTGCGCCTGCAACCCCGGCTTTGAGGGCGACGGCCTCGACTGCACCATCGTCGAGGACAACCCCTGCCTGGAGGATAACGGCGGCTGCGGCGATCCGGAGCTCGTGCAATGCGACGCCATCGAGGATGGCGAGGGCGGCGAACTCGCGGCCGAGTGCACGACGATCAACCCCTGCCTCACCGACAACGGCGGCTGCGGCGACGCGGCGTTCTTCGCCTGCACCCACACCGCCGTGGGTGAGGCGGAGTGCAGCGCGATCGATCCCTGCCTCACCGACAACGGCGGCTGCGGCGCCGCCGAATTTTTCCAATGCGACGCGATGGAAGAGGGGGAGAGCGGCCGTCTCATCGCGGAGTGCAGCGTGATTGACCCCTGCCTCACCGACAACGGCGGCTGCGGTGTGCCGGAGTATTTCCAGTGTGACGCCATCGAAGACATCGAGAGCGGCGGTCTGCTGGCGGAGTGCAGCGCGATCGACCCCTGCCTCAGCGAGAACGGCGGCTGCGGTGTGCCGGAGTATTTCCAGTGCGACGCCATCGAGGACGCCGAGGGCGGATACCTCGTCGCCGAGTGCAGCGCGATCGACCCCTGCCTCACCGACAACGGCGGCTGCGGCGACCCGCTCCTCGTTCAATGCGACGCCATCGAGGACGCCGAGGGCGGCCACCTTGTCGCGGAGTGCACCACGATCAACCCCTGCCTCGAAGATAACGGCGGCTGCGGCGACCCGGCCTTTTTCACCTGCACCAACACCGAGGTCGGGGTGGGCGAATGCGCCGACATGGATTTCTGCGCCAACGACAACGGGGGCTGCGGCGATCCCGCGTTCTATGCCTGCATTCCTCGCGCCGGTGAGCTGCCCCTCTGCCGCCTGGCTCTCGCGTCGTGCACGTTCGATTATCAGCCACCGCTTACGCACGATGTCTTTGTCAGAAGCAGCCTTCCAGACGAGACCTTTGACCTTGAGTTCCTGGCGATCAACCCCAGGGACTCGAGTGCTCAACTTGACTTTGAACCTTATCCCCATGACATGAGCAGCAGCCATCGGAGCTTTTTGCAGTTTGATCTGAGCTCGCTCTCGCCCGGCGCCACCATTCATAACGCAGCGCTCTACCTCTACGTCTTTGGCAACGTGGGCGACCCCGGGTTTCTGGAGATGGGTGTCTCCACATCGACGCGTGATGTGGGTTCGTTTACCTGGCAGAACTCGTTATATCTAAGCTACGAGAATCTGGGCCGCACATCGGTGGCCGGGTTCACGGACGGGGTGATCTTAGAAAACATCTTCGAGAGGCTGGCACTCGCCGGCGCATCACAACGGGCCATCGAGCAGGGAGCGCTGAAACTGGCGTTGACCTCCAGGGGGGCCACCACGATGTTTTTCTCCAGCGAGCATCCTGAAGAAGCCTACCACCCGCGTCTGGAGCTGCAGGTCCAGATGTGTATTGAGCAGAGCAACATGCCTCGAAGAGACGTCTCGGTAAGCGCGAGCCAGCCCGACACGGTCATGAACGTGCCGGATTATCACGTGGTGGATGCCAGTGAGGGCGACGAGCTCTACCTGCGCTTTGACTTCTGGGCGGTGCCCGATGACGCGCGCATTGTCGATGTCCGCCTGAAGCTGGCCACCGACTCCGTGCAGGGTGAAACCAGTGTGATGGTCGACGCGATCACCGAGTCCTGGGACCCCGACACCGTCACCTACAACACGCGCCCGGCCACCAGCGGCGTGCCCCTGCTCAGCGCCACGCTGGCAGACGGCTCCCAGGAAGTGATGACGTGGGAGAGCGATGCGCTCTTTGCCCACGTTCTGGAGCGCTATGAGGCCGGTGAGACCGTGGACCTGCGCGTCAGCGCCCTCCAGGGCTCCGCCGTCTTTGGCGGCAGGGCGGCTTCGAGCACCCTGCAGGTTCCTCGCCTGACGATCGTCTACGAGTAA